A genome region from Brassica oleracea var. oleracea cultivar TO1000 chromosome C2, BOL, whole genome shotgun sequence includes the following:
- the LOC106323630 gene encoding uncharacterized protein LOC106323630: MDETKCSSSSWRSLLSLHGLAAVFLKARVGNGQQACNSNGWLLRGARSPAEEELHTHLTTIPLPSLSSTEDSYVWEIDGNELQNFSTSKTWSMVRNRASEQNWTLNIWFKGHIPRHAFTTWVAHQDRLPTRSRLVDWGMKIPSSCCLCSLADESRDHLFLQCEVSEAVWASVLVRLGYSHWGFHTWTAFSEWMSFRDTVVSLTLKHMVAQVTISTLWTERNNRLHDGVSQSPAVIFKRIDRIIQDAILGRRNTDLFRPLMQEWFRYE; the protein is encoded by the exons ATGGATGAAACAAAATGTTCATCATCTTCCTGGCGATCTCTGCTTTCTCTTCATGGTCTAGCTGCAGTGTTTCTAAAGGCAAGGGTGGGTAATGGTCAGCAA GCTTGTAACAGCAATGGATGGCTTCTTAGAGGAGCCCGATCTCCGGCTGAAGAGGAGCTTCACACACACCTCACCACCATTCCTCTCCCCTCGCTAAGCTCCACAGAAGACTCTTACGTATGGGAGATAGATGGAAATGAGTTGCAGAACTTCTCCACAAGCAAAACGTGGAGCATGGTGAGAAACAGGGCTTCGGAGCAGAACTGGACTCTGAACATTTGGTTCAAAGGTCACATCCCGAGACACGCCTTCACAACCTGGGTGGCGCATCAGGATCGTTTACCTACCAGATCAAGACTAGTTGATTGGGGCATGAAAATCCCTTCATCTTGCTGTCTCTGTAGCTTGGCGGATGAGAGTAGAGACCATTTGTTCCTCCAATGTGAGGTAAGTGAAGCAGTTTGGGCATCTGTGCTGGTCCGACTCGGATATTCCCACTGGGGGTTCCACACTTGGACTGCCTTCTCGGAATGGATGAGTTTTCGAGACACGGTAGTGAGCTTGACACTCAAGCACATGGTTGCTCAAGTCACCATATCAACGCTCTGGACAGAGAGAAACAACCGGCTGCATGATGGAGTGTCTCAGTCGCCTGCGGTTATCTTCAAGAGAATCGACCGCATCATCCAGGACGCAATTCTTGGCAGAAGGAATACTGATCTGTTCCGGCCTCTGATGCAGGAATGGTTCAGATATGAGTAG